A region from the Musa acuminata AAA Group cultivar baxijiao chromosome BXJ1-10, Cavendish_Baxijiao_AAA, whole genome shotgun sequence genome encodes:
- the LOC135596221 gene encoding probable transcription factor GLK1 isoform X1, which produces MLAVEPLRGSGGEDRDGAMGSFSVADVDFADEALLEDISFGDLFLGIDHGDVLPDLELDPAEIFAEFSVGEEHSGSTTAWEAAEGMLGVDGASQDVVVAALEEHNGGRGEEVVSAMTREESMVMPSRARPSSPDGNKGRTPSAAAAAKGSHRKRKAKVDWTPELHRRFVQAVEQLGIDKAVPSRILELMGIDCLTRHNIASHLQKYRSHRKHLLAREAEAVSWSQRRQVYATGAGAKRDINPWVAPTIGFVPPTPAAPPSAVQLFRPLHVWGHPTTEAPLVHMWLRHLAPRSPTVPWAPQPPPSPPDPAYWHHHYQRGSREGWFPRAMTQGTPCFAPPLPTARFPAPHVPGIAPHPMYRPPPPVVTKRSSSQLHLDAHPSMESVDAAIGDVLAQPWLPLPLGLKSPSMDSVLVELQKKGVQKVPPACG; this is translated from the exons ATGCTTGCGGTCGAACCGTTGAGAGGTTCCGGCGGAGAGGATCGAGATGGGGCGATGGGGAGCTTCTCTGTCGCCGACGTCGACTTTGCCGACGAGGCCCTGCTCGAAGACATCAGCTTCGGTGACCTCTTCCTGGGAATCGACCACGGGGACGTGCTCCCGGACCTCGAGCTGGATCCAGCTGAGATTTTCGCGGAGTTCTCGGTTGGGGAGGAGCACTCGGGATCGACGACGGCCTGGGAGGCGGCCGAAGGGATGCTTGGCGTAGATGGCGCGTCGCAGGACGTGGTGGTGGCCGCCTTGGAGGAGCACAACGGAGGTCGCGGCGAGGAAGTGGTGAGTGCGATGACGAGGGAGGAGTCCATGGTCATGCCATCTCGAGCGCGGCCTTCGTCGCCGGACGGCAATAAAGGCCGTACGCCATCCGCTGCCGCGGCCGCGAAGGGCTCACATAGGAAGCGCAAAGCAAAG GTGGACTGGACGCCGGAGCTGCACCGGAGATTCGTGCAGGCGGTGGAGCAGCTGGGGATCGACAAAGCAGTGCCCTCGAGGATTTTGGAGCTCATGGGGATCGACTGCCTCACTCGACACAACATCGCCAGCCACCTACAG AAGTACCGATCGCATCGGAAGCATTTGCTGGCGAGGGAGGCAGAGGCGGTGAGCTGGAGTCAGCGACGCCAAGTGTACGCGACCGGAGCAGGCGCAAAGAGGGACATCAACCCCTGGGTTGCCCCTACCATCGGCTTCGTTCCTCCTACGCCGGCGGCGCCGCCGTCTGCAGTCCAGCTTTTTAGACCGCTGCATGTTTGGGGGCATCCCACGACGGAAGCACCGCTAGTCCACATGTGGTTACGACATCTTGCGCCGCGGTCTCCCACCGTGCCGTGGGCTCCTCAGCCACCACCATCGCCACCTGACCCTGCGTATTGGCATCACCACTACCAGAGG GGAAGTAGAGAAGGGTGGTTTCCGCGTGCCATGACCCAGGGAACTCCTTGCTTTGCTCCGCCACTGCCCACGGCG AGGTTTCCGGCTCCACATGTTCCTGGCATTGCTCCGCATCCCATGTACAGACCGCCACCTCCTGTTGTGACCAAGCGTTCGAGCTCGCAGCTTCATCTCGATGCTCATCCA TCGATGGAAAGCGTAGATGCAGCAATAGGAGATGTTTTAGCGCAGCCATGGCTGCCATTGCCGCTTGGATTGAAGTCCCCATCGATGGATAGTGTGTTGGTGGAGCTGCAGAAGAAAGGAGTACAGAAAGTGCCACCAGCTTGTGGTTAG
- the LOC135596221 gene encoding probable transcription factor GLK1 isoform X2, with translation MLAVEPLRGSGGEDRDGAMGSFSVADVDFADEALLEDISFGDLFLGIDHGDVLPDLELDPAEIFAEFSVGEEHSGSTTAWEAAEGMLGVDGASQDVVVAALEEHNGGRGEEVVSAMTREESMVMPSRARPSSPDGNKGRTPSAAAAAKGSHRKRKAKVDWTPELHRRFVQAVEQLGIDKAVPSRILELMGIDCLTRHNIASHLQKYRSHRKHLLAREAEAVSWSQRRQVYATGAGAKRDINPWVAPTIGFVPPTPAAPPSAVQLFRPLHVWGHPTTEAPLVHMWLRHLAPRSPTVPWAPQPPPSPPDPAYWHHHYQRGSREGWFPRAMTQGTPCFAPPLPTAVINRFPAPHVPGIAPHPMYRPPPPVVTKRSSSQLHLDAHPSMESVDAAIGDVLAQPWLPLPLGLKSPSMDSVLVELQKKGVQKVPPACG, from the exons ATGCTTGCGGTCGAACCGTTGAGAGGTTCCGGCGGAGAGGATCGAGATGGGGCGATGGGGAGCTTCTCTGTCGCCGACGTCGACTTTGCCGACGAGGCCCTGCTCGAAGACATCAGCTTCGGTGACCTCTTCCTGGGAATCGACCACGGGGACGTGCTCCCGGACCTCGAGCTGGATCCAGCTGAGATTTTCGCGGAGTTCTCGGTTGGGGAGGAGCACTCGGGATCGACGACGGCCTGGGAGGCGGCCGAAGGGATGCTTGGCGTAGATGGCGCGTCGCAGGACGTGGTGGTGGCCGCCTTGGAGGAGCACAACGGAGGTCGCGGCGAGGAAGTGGTGAGTGCGATGACGAGGGAGGAGTCCATGGTCATGCCATCTCGAGCGCGGCCTTCGTCGCCGGACGGCAATAAAGGCCGTACGCCATCCGCTGCCGCGGCCGCGAAGGGCTCACATAGGAAGCGCAAAGCAAAG GTGGACTGGACGCCGGAGCTGCACCGGAGATTCGTGCAGGCGGTGGAGCAGCTGGGGATCGACAAAGCAGTGCCCTCGAGGATTTTGGAGCTCATGGGGATCGACTGCCTCACTCGACACAACATCGCCAGCCACCTACAG AAGTACCGATCGCATCGGAAGCATTTGCTGGCGAGGGAGGCAGAGGCGGTGAGCTGGAGTCAGCGACGCCAAGTGTACGCGACCGGAGCAGGCGCAAAGAGGGACATCAACCCCTGGGTTGCCCCTACCATCGGCTTCGTTCCTCCTACGCCGGCGGCGCCGCCGTCTGCAGTCCAGCTTTTTAGACCGCTGCATGTTTGGGGGCATCCCACGACGGAAGCACCGCTAGTCCACATGTGGTTACGACATCTTGCGCCGCGGTCTCCCACCGTGCCGTGGGCTCCTCAGCCACCACCATCGCCACCTGACCCTGCGTATTGGCATCACCACTACCAGAGG GGAAGTAGAGAAGGGTGGTTTCCGCGTGCCATGACCCAGGGAACTCCTTGCTTTGCTCCGCCACTGCCCACGGCGGTAATCAAC AGGTTTCCGGCTCCACATGTTCCTGGCATTGCTCCGCATCCCATGTACAGACCGCCACCTCCTGTTGTGACCAAGCGTTCGAGCTCGCAGCTTCATCTCGATGCTCATCCA TCGATGGAAAGCGTAGATGCAGCAATAGGAGATGTTTTAGCGCAGCCATGGCTGCCATTGCCGCTTGGATTGAAGTCCCCATCGATGGATAGTGTGTTGGTGGAGCTGCAGAAGAAAGGAGTACAGAAAGTGCCACCAGCTTGTGGTTAG
- the LOC135596224 gene encoding uncharacterized protein LOC135596224 — MADWTSTHRLWEKWASNNVGSSGEPLKAALLLNYDPSAPSRLLSLIAEQEGTDLKAVDLNPFIDFVKRNNLQKEFFFIGPEQYLVTSIYEHWFCARCVNTLNPGGEGAIIMQIASHLLIGMYEGSIGAASRAMVAVDQFAWQLCRKSH, encoded by the exons ATGGCGGATTGGACTTCGACGCACCGACTCTGGGAGAAGTGGGCATCCAACAACGTCGGTTCCTCGG GTGAGCCACTGAAGGCGGCGTTGCTGCTCAACTACGACCCTAGCGCCCCTTCTCGCCTCTTGTCCCTCAT AGCAGAACAAGAGGGAACAGATCTGAAGGCTGTTGACCTGAACCCATTCATTGACTTTGTCAAGCGAAACAATCTCCAGAAGGAGTTTTTCTTTATTGGTCCTGAACAAT ATTTAGTTACATCCATATATGAGCATTGGTTTTGTGCTCGGTGCGTGAATACACTCAACCCTGGTGGTGAAGGTGCCATAATCATGCAGATTGCGTCACATCTACTGATCGGCAT GTATGAAGGTTCAATTGGGGCCGCATCGCGTGCAATGGTGGCTGTCGATCAGTTTGCATGGCAATTATGTAGAAAAAGTCATTGA
- the LOC103969928 gene encoding protein CUP-SHAPED COTYLEDON 1-like, whose translation MTMFGNHFHNIEPQLPPGFRFHPTDEELIAHYLLQKALDSSFTSRAIAEVDLHKCEPWELPEKAKMGEEEWYFFSLRDRKYPTGLRTNRATGAGYWKATGKDKEIYSSRTKSLVGMKKTLVFYRGRAPKGEKSNWVMHEYRLEGRFAFHFLCGSSKDEWVISRVFKKCGTGSGGKKNRVALAGEGSYSDSTISAGSPYCGSLASHPDMPRFPAAATLLDQDSCFHESSKGEPVPCYSTAGPSFRLPFPHTTATLPACGALFPSLRAMQPGLQLPFYLSGLAPMPLGGSGGLDARSNHERGCPRSDLDGKAVSAARGHRMPLGASELDCIWTS comes from the exons ATGACGATGTTTGGCAACCATTTCCACAACATCGAACCCCAGCTTCCTCCAGGCTTTCGCTTTCACCCCACCGATGAGGAGCTCATTGCCCATTACCTTCTCCAGAAAGCCCTCGACAGCAGCTTCACCAGCCGAGCCATCGCCGAGGTCGACCTCCACAAGTGCGAGCCATGGGAGCTTCCAG AGAAGGCCAAGATGGGGGAGGAGGAATGGTACTTCTTCAGCCTTCGAGACCGCAAGTACCCGACGGGGCTCCGGACGAACAGGGCCACCGGTGCGGGATACTGGAAGGCGACCGGGAAGGACAAGGAGATCTACAGTTCGAGGACGAAGTCGCTGGTGGGGATGAAGAAGACGCTGGTGTTCTACAGGGGACGGGCTCCCAAGGGAGAGAAGAGCAACTGGGTGATGCATGAGTACAGGTTGGAAGGCAGGTTCGCCTTCCATTTCCTCTGTGGATCCTCCAAG GATGAGTGGGTGATCTCTCGTGTCTTCAAGAAGTGCGGGACAGGCAGCGGCGGCAAGAAGAACCGCGTCGCTCTCGCCGGAGAAGGTTCCTATTCCGATTCCACCATCTCTGCTGGCTCGCCGTACTGCGGCTCCCTAGCGTCGCACCCCGACATGCCGCGTTTCCCAGCCGCCGCCACGCTTCTCGATCAGGACAGCTGCTTCCACGAGAGTAGCAAGGGGGAGCCCGTGCCCTGCTACTCCACTGCCGGACCCAGCTTCCGCCTACCGTTTCCTCACACCACCGCCACCTTGCCAGCCTGTGGGGCATTGTTCCCGAGCCTGCGGGCGATGCAACCGGGCCTCCAGCTGCCTTTCTACCTCTCCGGTCTGGCGCCGATGCCGCTGGGCGGGAGCGGCGGCCTCGACGCCAGGAGCAACCACGAGAGGGGTTGCCCACGGTCCGATCTCGATGGGAAGGCGGTGTCTGCAGCGAGAGGGCACCGGATGCCGCTGGGAGCCAGCGAGCTTGACTGCATTTGGACATCCTGA